In Elaeis guineensis isolate ETL-2024a chromosome 1, EG11, whole genome shotgun sequence, a genomic segment contains:
- the LOC105061037 gene encoding protein STRUBBELIG-RECEPTOR FAMILY 8 isoform X1, with translation MGGLRERRLLSDHPRPMHRSMAALAALAVLAVFFGSLAVVGVESATDPFDVQALGVLYSSLNSPPQLSGWTWSGGDPCGDSWKGITCSGSAVTAMQVSGMGLNGTLGYLLSDLLSLKTLDMSNNSIHDGIPYQLPPNLTYLNLANNNLSGNLPYSIYTMVSLNYLNLSHNSLSQQIGDIFANLQDLSELDLSFNNLTGDLPNSLSSLSHLSSLYLQENQLTGPVNLLANLDLTTLNIADNNFSGWMPQEFSSIPNLITGGNTFANGPAPPPPPYVPPPPSRPHKNRNHTKAPTDTPQGPESKPFHPDNENNKKSLTAGSVTGIVIGSTLGALCIVVAVIFYLWNVPKKKDDTRNSTSPYLASATLGEDRATDKEMREQRLKTASVTSLKPLPAEKMMVEKVYGKNGSGKRPKVPITATSHTIASLQIATNSFSQDSLVGEGSLGRVYRAEISNGKVLAVKKIDSAALSLQEEDNFLEAVSNMSRLRHPNIVSLVGYCVEHGQRLLVYEYIGNRTLHDMLHYADDSSNKLTWNARVRVALGTARALEYLHEVCLPSLVHRNFKSANILLDEELNPHLSDCGLAALTPNTERQVSTEMVGSFGYSAPEFAMSGVYTVKSDVYSFGIVMLELLTGRKPLDSSRERSEQSLVRWATPQLHDIDALAKMVDPALNGIYPAKSLSRFADVIALCVQPEPEFRPPMSEVVQQLVRLMQRASIVRRSSGDELGYSYRVPEHEVSMTDLSF, from the exons ATGGGAGGGCTGCGAGAGAGACGGCTTCTCTCCGATCACCCGAGGCCAATGCATCGTTCCATGGCGGCATTGGCAGCGCTCGCGGTTCTTGCGGTTTTTTTCGGCTCGCTGGCGGTGGTGGGGGTGGAATCGGCCACCGATCCCTTTGATG TTCAAGCTCTTGGAGTGCTGTATAGCTCCTTAAATAGCCCTCCACAACTGTCCGGGTGGACATGGAGTGGTGGTGATCCCTGTGGAGATTCTTGGAAGGGGATAACTTGTTCTGGTTCCGCTGTCACTGCCAT GCAGGTGTCTGGGATGGGGCTGAATGGTACGCTGGGATACCTCCTTTCAGATCTATTGTCTTTGAAAACATT GGATATGAGCAACAACAGCATACATGACGGGATTCCATATCAGCTGCCACCAAACCTTACCTATCT GAATCTTGCAAACAATAATCTTTCTGGGAACCTTCCTTACTCCATTTATACAATGGTTTCCCTTAATTACCT CAATCTCAGCCACAACTCATTATCTCAACAAATTGGGGACATCTTTGCAAACCTTCAAGACCTCTCTGAGTT GGATTTGTCGTTCAATAACCTGACAGGAGATCTTCCAAATTCTCTGAGCTCTTTGTCACATCTTTCCAGTCT TTATTTGCAAGAGAACCAATTAACTGGCCCGGTGAATCTTCTTGCTAACCTAGATTTGACTACTCT CAATATTGCAGACAACAATTTCAGTGGTTGGATGCCGCAGGAATTCAGTTCAATTCCAAATCTTAT TACTGGAGGCAACACGTTTGCTAATGGTCCtgctccaccaccaccaccatatgTGCCACCTCCTCCTAGTAGACCTCATAAAAATCGTAATCATACGAAAGCACCTACAGATACACCACAGGGGCCTGAGAGCAAACCATTCCATCCAGACAATGAGAATAACAAGAAGAGTTTGACAGCAGGTTCGGTCACAGGGATAGTTATCGGCTCAACACTTGGTGCTTTATGTATAGTAGTAGCTGTTATTTTTTACCTTTGGAATGTTCCAAAGAAAAAGGATGATACTAGAAATAGTACAAGCCCTTATTTAGCATCTGCTACCCTTGGTGAAGATAGAG CAACTGACAAGGAGATGCGAGAGCAAAGGCTTAAAACTGCTTCAGTGACAAGTCTGAAACCCCTACCAGCTGAGAAAATGATGGTCGAGAAAGTATATGGGAAAAATGGATCTGGAAAAAGACCAAAAGTCCCTATAACTGCAACTTCCCATACCATTGCTTCTCTTCAAATTGCGACAAACAGTTTTAGTCAGGACTCCCTTGTTGGTGAAGGTTCCCTTGGTCGGGTTTACAGGGCAGAAATTTCTAATGGAAAG GTTTTGGCTGTTAAGAAGATCGATAGTGCAGCACTGTCCTTACAGGAGGAAGATAATTTTCTTGAAGCTGTTTCAAATATGTCACGACTTAGGCACCCAAACATTGTGTCACTTGTAGGATACTGTGTTGAACATGGCCAACGGCTTTTGGTATATGAGTATATTGGAAATCGAACACTGCATGATATGTTGCACTATGCTGATGATAGCAGCAACAAGCTAACCTGGAATGCACGCGTGAGAGTGGCACTTGGCACAGCTAGGGCTCTAGA GTATCTACATGAAGTTTGCTTGCCTTCACTTGTGCATAGAAACTTCAAGTCAGCAAATATCCTACTGGATGAAGAGCTGAATCCTCACTTATCAGACTGTGGTCTGGCTGCATTGACACCCAATACCGAAAGACAG GTTTCAACTGAGATGGTTGGTTCATTTGGTTATAGCGCTCCTGAATTCGCAATGTCTGGAGTATATACTGTAAAGAGTGATGTATATAGCTTTGGCATAGTGATGTTAGAGTTATTGACAGGTCGGAAACCATTGGACAG TTCTAGAGAAAGATCAGAACAGTCTCTAGTCAGATGGGCTACTCCACAACTTCATGATATTGATGCATTGGCAAAAATGGTTGATCCAGCATTAAACGGAATCTACCCTGCAAAGTCGCTTTCACGTTTTGCTGACGTCATTGCGCTATGTGTTCAG CCTGAGCCAGAGTTCCGCCCTCCCATGTCTGAAGTTGTCCAACAACTAGTTCGGTTAATGCAAAGGGCAAGCATAGTAAGACGAAGCTCTGGAGATGAGCTTGGATATTCCTATAGGGTACCAGAGCATGAAGTTAGTATGACGGATTTGTCTTTTTAG
- the LOC105061037 gene encoding protein STRUBBELIG-RECEPTOR FAMILY 8 isoform X2 — translation MGGLRERRLLSDHPRPMHRSMAALAALAVLAVFFGSLAVVGVESATDPFDVQALGVLYSSLNSPPQLSGWTWSGGDPCGDSWKGITCSGSAVTAMQVSGMGLNGTLGYLLSDLLSLKTLDMSNNSIHDGIPYQLPPNLTYLNLANNNLSGNLPYSIYTMVSLNYLNLSHNSLSQQIGDIFANLQDLSELDLSFNNLTGDLPNSLSSLSHLSSLYLQENQLTGPVNLLANLDLTTLNIADNNFSGWMPQEFSSIPNLITGGNTFANGPAPPPPPYVPPPPSRPHKNRNHTKAPTDTPQGPESKPFHPDNENNKKSLTAATDKEMREQRLKTASVTSLKPLPAEKMMVEKVYGKNGSGKRPKVPITATSHTIASLQIATNSFSQDSLVGEGSLGRVYRAEISNGKVLAVKKIDSAALSLQEEDNFLEAVSNMSRLRHPNIVSLVGYCVEHGQRLLVYEYIGNRTLHDMLHYADDSSNKLTWNARVRVALGTARALEYLHEVCLPSLVHRNFKSANILLDEELNPHLSDCGLAALTPNTERQVSTEMVGSFGYSAPEFAMSGVYTVKSDVYSFGIVMLELLTGRKPLDSSRERSEQSLVRWATPQLHDIDALAKMVDPALNGIYPAKSLSRFADVIALCVQPEPEFRPPMSEVVQQLVRLMQRASIVRRSSGDELGYSYRVPEHEVSMTDLSF, via the exons ATGGGAGGGCTGCGAGAGAGACGGCTTCTCTCCGATCACCCGAGGCCAATGCATCGTTCCATGGCGGCATTGGCAGCGCTCGCGGTTCTTGCGGTTTTTTTCGGCTCGCTGGCGGTGGTGGGGGTGGAATCGGCCACCGATCCCTTTGATG TTCAAGCTCTTGGAGTGCTGTATAGCTCCTTAAATAGCCCTCCACAACTGTCCGGGTGGACATGGAGTGGTGGTGATCCCTGTGGAGATTCTTGGAAGGGGATAACTTGTTCTGGTTCCGCTGTCACTGCCAT GCAGGTGTCTGGGATGGGGCTGAATGGTACGCTGGGATACCTCCTTTCAGATCTATTGTCTTTGAAAACATT GGATATGAGCAACAACAGCATACATGACGGGATTCCATATCAGCTGCCACCAAACCTTACCTATCT GAATCTTGCAAACAATAATCTTTCTGGGAACCTTCCTTACTCCATTTATACAATGGTTTCCCTTAATTACCT CAATCTCAGCCACAACTCATTATCTCAACAAATTGGGGACATCTTTGCAAACCTTCAAGACCTCTCTGAGTT GGATTTGTCGTTCAATAACCTGACAGGAGATCTTCCAAATTCTCTGAGCTCTTTGTCACATCTTTCCAGTCT TTATTTGCAAGAGAACCAATTAACTGGCCCGGTGAATCTTCTTGCTAACCTAGATTTGACTACTCT CAATATTGCAGACAACAATTTCAGTGGTTGGATGCCGCAGGAATTCAGTTCAATTCCAAATCTTAT TACTGGAGGCAACACGTTTGCTAATGGTCCtgctccaccaccaccaccatatgTGCCACCTCCTCCTAGTAGACCTCATAAAAATCGTAATCATACGAAAGCACCTACAGATACACCACAGGGGCCTGAGAGCAAACCATTCCATCCAGACAATGAGAATAACAAGAAGAGTTTGACAGCAG CAACTGACAAGGAGATGCGAGAGCAAAGGCTTAAAACTGCTTCAGTGACAAGTCTGAAACCCCTACCAGCTGAGAAAATGATGGTCGAGAAAGTATATGGGAAAAATGGATCTGGAAAAAGACCAAAAGTCCCTATAACTGCAACTTCCCATACCATTGCTTCTCTTCAAATTGCGACAAACAGTTTTAGTCAGGACTCCCTTGTTGGTGAAGGTTCCCTTGGTCGGGTTTACAGGGCAGAAATTTCTAATGGAAAG GTTTTGGCTGTTAAGAAGATCGATAGTGCAGCACTGTCCTTACAGGAGGAAGATAATTTTCTTGAAGCTGTTTCAAATATGTCACGACTTAGGCACCCAAACATTGTGTCACTTGTAGGATACTGTGTTGAACATGGCCAACGGCTTTTGGTATATGAGTATATTGGAAATCGAACACTGCATGATATGTTGCACTATGCTGATGATAGCAGCAACAAGCTAACCTGGAATGCACGCGTGAGAGTGGCACTTGGCACAGCTAGGGCTCTAGA GTATCTACATGAAGTTTGCTTGCCTTCACTTGTGCATAGAAACTTCAAGTCAGCAAATATCCTACTGGATGAAGAGCTGAATCCTCACTTATCAGACTGTGGTCTGGCTGCATTGACACCCAATACCGAAAGACAG GTTTCAACTGAGATGGTTGGTTCATTTGGTTATAGCGCTCCTGAATTCGCAATGTCTGGAGTATATACTGTAAAGAGTGATGTATATAGCTTTGGCATAGTGATGTTAGAGTTATTGACAGGTCGGAAACCATTGGACAG TTCTAGAGAAAGATCAGAACAGTCTCTAGTCAGATGGGCTACTCCACAACTTCATGATATTGATGCATTGGCAAAAATGGTTGATCCAGCATTAAACGGAATCTACCCTGCAAAGTCGCTTTCACGTTTTGCTGACGTCATTGCGCTATGTGTTCAG CCTGAGCCAGAGTTCCGCCCTCCCATGTCTGAAGTTGTCCAACAACTAGTTCGGTTAATGCAAAGGGCAAGCATAGTAAGACGAAGCTCTGGAGATGAGCTTGGATATTCCTATAGGGTACCAGAGCATGAAGTTAGTATGACGGATTTGTCTTTTTAG
- the LOC105061036 gene encoding endoglucanase 11, translated as MPPVLYDRRRETEGHDIIIIISRVLSSILMTPFIPWVLLLLLLHRPVAARAAFDYRDALSKSLLYFEAQRSGHLPYNQRISWRGHSGLTDGLEQGVDLVGGYYDAGDNVKFGLPMAFTITMLSWSVMEYGEEIAAAGEIEHAMEAIKWGTDYFIKAHTQPNVLWIQVGDGDTDHYCWQRPEDMTTSRKAYKIDAENPGSEVAGETAAAMAAASIVFRTSNPRYSHLLLHHARQLFEFGDKYPGRYDRSVGVAKNYYPSVSGYGDELLWAALWLHRATGREEYLEYVVNNALRLGGASWAISEFSWDIKYAGLQVLASKLLMEEGASLQEKHRSTLEQYRSKAEHYLCSCLNKNKNGGNVRRTPGGLLYVRQWNNMQYVTGATFLLTAFSDYLASSGEVLHCPQGTLGPEELLSLAKSQVDYILGANPMGMSYLVGFGPKFPARVHHRAASSISYKEHKAFIGCTQGYDTWFGRQKENPNVLVGAVVGGPDAKDVFRDARGNYMQTEACTYNTATLVGVFAKFDRLEAQPQISSLLGLGSRLHVRMMKGA; from the exons ATGCCCCCAGTCTTGTATGACAGGAGGAGGGAGACAGAAGGCCAtgatatcatcatcatcatctccaGGGTCCTCTCCTCCATTCTCATGACACCATTCATTCCATgggttcttctcctcctcctcctccatcgcCCGGTGGCCGCCCGAGCCGCATTCGATTACCGGGATGCTCTCTCCAAGAGCCTGCTCTACTTCGAGGCCCAGCGCTCCGGCCACCTCCCCTACAACCAGCGCATCTCCTGGCGCGGCCACTCCGGTCTCACAGATGGGCTCGAACAAGGA GTCGATTTGGTGGGAGGCTACTACGATGCCGGCGATAACGTAAAGTTCGGCCTGCCGATGGCTTTCACGATCACAATGCTGTCATGGAGCGTCATGGAGTACGGCGAAGAGATCGCCGCCGCCGGGGAGATCGAGCACGCTATGGAGGCGATCAAATGGGGGACGGATTACTTCATCAAAGCCCACACCCAGCCCAATGTCCTCTGGATCCag GTGGGTGATGGCGACACCGACCACTACTGCTGGCAAAGGCCGGAGGACATGACCACGTCGAGAAAAGCCTACAAGATCGACGCCGAGAATCCCGGGTCGGAAGTCGCAGGGGAGACGGCGGCCGCCATGGCGGCAGCGTCCATCGTGTTCAGAACATCCAATCCACGTTATTCCCACCTCTTGTTGCATCATGCCCGGCAG TTGTTTGAATTCGGGGATAAGTATCCTGGGAGGTACGACAGGAGCGTCGGGGTGGCGAAGAATTACTACCCGTCGGTGAGCGGATACGGCGACGAGCTGCTGTGGGCGGCGCTGTGGCTCCACCGGGCGACGGGGCGAGAGGAATATCTGGAATACGTGGTGAATAACGCGCTCCGGTTAGGCGGTGCCTCATGGGCCATATCCGAGTTTAGCTGGGATATCAAATACGCCGGCCTCCAGGTCTTGGCTTCCAAG CTGCTGATGGAAGAAGGTGCAAGTCTCCAAGAGAAACACAGAAGCACGCTGGAGCAATACAGATCGAAGGCCGAGCACTACTTGTGCTCCTGCCTGAACAAGAACAAAAACGGCGGCAACGTCCGGCGCACACCAGGCGGCCTCCTCTACGTCCGGCAGTGGAACAACATGCAGTACGTCACAGGCGCCACCTTCCTCCTCACGGCCTTCTCCGACTACTTGGCCAGCTCCGGCGAGGTGCTCCATTGCCCCCAAGGCACATTGGGACCTGAAGAACTCCTCTCCTTGGCCAAGTCGCAGGTGGACTACATCCTGGGCGCCAACCCCATGGGCATGAGCTACCTGGTGGGCTTCGGACCCAAGTTTCCAGCGAGGGTGCACCACCGGGCAGCGTCTAGCATCTCCTACAAGGAGCACAAGGCCTTCATCGGTTGCACGCAGGGGTACGACACCTGGTTCGGTCGGCAGAAGGAGAATCCGAACGTCCTCGTCGGGGCCGTCGTCGGCGGCCCCGACGCCAAGGATGTGTTCAGGGACGCCAGAGGGAATTACATGCAGACCGAGGCATGTACATACAACACGGCGACGCTGGTGGGAGTGTTTGCCAAGTTTGATCGGTTGGAAGCGCAGCCTCAAATTTCCTCTTTGCTAGGATTAGGCAGCAGATTACATGTGAGAATGATGAAAGGAGCATAA